A window of the Cystobacter fuscus genome harbors these coding sequences:
- a CDS encoding MFS transporter → MPLAVLHRHVLRSLAALASVVPFARPGAPPLASAPSTSTTAHVPSSHKARRRLRRSLRASVAEGIMAEVVTAGAGSTALTAWALALELGPFQVGMMTALPFFAQFVQFPAAWLTSTFGHRRMALSVVLVSRLMMLALCALPWLPLPLVGQQRLLMSVAGLWAVLGVIGNNAWVAWMGELVPESIRGRFFGRRTALCTLSNLIASLVAGVVMDRLRPATGVGPALPLLAAVSCAAGIVCTVLMARQHDPAPPGTREKPKLDLRVALVPLRDERARRVLVYQTFWNAAVGLSAPFYSFFMLQNLKMSFLLMSVQLAAVAAVRMLAAPLWGKLIDRLGAQPVVVLCSLILGLLPLVWLFPTATFLWPLILDALLAGVLWGGHNLAIFALPLAVAPRQGRPFYLAAFSTAAGLSYALASSVGGALASALPTEFTLGGHVWANLQVLFALSAVARLCAALLALRIIEPGVKSVDSLGALVALVRPSRREAPAVESRSASLSPLAEPVRVES, encoded by the coding sequence GTGCCTCTCGCCGTCCTGCACCGTCACGTCCTGCGCAGTCTGGCCGCCCTCGCCTCCGTCGTGCCGTTCGCCCGGCCCGGAGCCCCTCCCCTCGCGAGTGCCCCCTCCACGAGCACCACGGCGCACGTGCCCTCAAGCCACAAGGCGCGCCGCCGCCTGCGCCGGTCGCTCCGGGCCTCGGTGGCCGAGGGCATCATGGCGGAGGTGGTGACGGCGGGCGCGGGCTCCACGGCGCTCACCGCGTGGGCGCTGGCGCTCGAGTTGGGCCCCTTCCAGGTGGGGATGATGACCGCCCTGCCCTTCTTCGCCCAGTTCGTGCAGTTCCCGGCGGCGTGGCTGACGTCCACCTTCGGCCACCGGCGCATGGCGCTCTCGGTGGTGCTCGTCTCCCGGTTGATGATGCTGGCGCTGTGCGCGCTGCCGTGGCTGCCCTTGCCGCTGGTGGGCCAGCAGCGGTTGCTGATGTCGGTGGCGGGGCTGTGGGCGGTGCTGGGCGTCATCGGCAACAACGCCTGGGTGGCGTGGATGGGCGAGCTGGTGCCCGAGTCCATCCGCGGGCGCTTCTTCGGCCGGCGCACGGCGCTGTGCACGTTGAGCAACCTGATCGCCTCGCTGGTGGCGGGCGTGGTGATGGACAGGCTGCGTCCGGCGACGGGCGTGGGTCCGGCACTGCCCCTGCTGGCGGCGGTGTCGTGCGCGGCGGGCATCGTGTGCACGGTGCTGATGGCCCGGCAGCATGATCCGGCGCCCCCCGGCACCCGGGAGAAGCCGAAGTTGGACCTGCGCGTGGCGCTCGTGCCGCTGCGCGACGAGCGGGCGCGCCGGGTGCTCGTGTACCAGACGTTCTGGAACGCGGCGGTGGGCCTGTCCGCGCCCTTCTATTCCTTCTTCATGCTGCAGAACCTGAAGATGAGCTTCCTGCTCATGTCCGTGCAGCTCGCGGCGGTGGCCGCCGTGCGCATGCTGGCGGCGCCCCTGTGGGGCAAGCTCATCGACAGGCTGGGAGCACAGCCCGTGGTGGTGCTGTGCTCGCTGATCCTGGGCCTGTTGCCGCTCGTGTGGCTGTTCCCCACGGCCACGTTCCTCTGGCCGCTCATCCTCGACGCGCTGCTGGCGGGCGTGCTGTGGGGAGGCCACAATCTGGCCATCTTCGCGCTGCCGCTCGCGGTGGCCCCGCGCCAGGGCCGGCCCTTCTACCTGGCGGCGTTCTCCACGGCGGCGGGACTGTCCTACGCGCTGGCCTCGTCCGTGGGTGGGGCGCTGGCGAGCGCGCTGCCCACGGAGTTCACCCTGGGCGGCCACGTGTGGGCCAACCTCCAGGTGCTCTTCGCCCTGTCCGCGGTGGCGCGGTTGTGCGCGGCGCTGCTCGCCCTGCGCATCATCGAGCCGGGGGTGAAGAGCGTGGACTCGCTCGGGGCGCTGGTGGCCCTGGTGCGCCCGTCCCGGCGGGAGGCTCCGGCGGTGGAATCCCGGAGCGCTTCCCTGTCCCCGCTCGCCGAGCCCGTGCGCGTGGAGAGCTGA
- a CDS encoding Imm52 family immunity protein → MTERYYAGVYWPARLESAEECARRSVAFFRLLAQCDEIYARWFEQGDSLEEALQRELTPDVGTFLRYFQCEENQLGKDGFSLGAWTGHAEAGHGGMVQLTCGDASGAYPNSCVLYLPRTDAEPEGARVLTAPVLVSVLRAMVLAWEPLFGVIATHEFRRALRPARDPRGFAGWLTYVARERGDVPPLPPPVRAEPVEDKGTVMVLAPERLSASNPEHLALGRRVQEVLDAKGLLRPVLS, encoded by the coding sequence ATGACGGAGAGGTACTACGCAGGCGTCTACTGGCCGGCCCGGCTTGAGTCCGCAGAGGAGTGCGCCCGGCGTTCGGTTGCTTTCTTTCGTCTCCTCGCGCAGTGCGACGAGATCTACGCTCGTTGGTTCGAGCAGGGGGACTCACTGGAGGAAGCGCTTCAGAGGGAGCTCACGCCGGATGTTGGGACCTTCCTTCGCTACTTTCAGTGTGAGGAGAACCAGCTCGGAAAGGACGGATTTAGCCTTGGAGCCTGGACGGGGCACGCGGAGGCCGGGCACGGGGGCATGGTGCAACTCACTTGTGGGGATGCATCTGGAGCCTACCCCAATAGCTGCGTGCTTTATCTCCCTCGGACGGACGCTGAACCAGAGGGTGCACGCGTGCTGACAGCTCCCGTCCTGGTGAGCGTGCTGCGGGCAATGGTGCTCGCGTGGGAGCCGCTCTTCGGCGTCATCGCCACCCATGAGTTTCGTAGGGCGCTTCGACCCGCGAGAGATCCGCGGGGCTTCGCGGGTTGGCTCACCTACGTAGCGCGTGAGCGCGGGGATGTGCCTCCGCTGCCTCCGCCCGTCCGAGCAGAGCCAGTAGAGGACAAGGGGACGGTCATGGTCCTGGCACCGGAGCGTCTGAGCGCCTCCAACCCAGAGCACCTGGCGCTCGGTCGCAGGGTCCAGGAGGTGTTGGACGCGAAGGGCCTACTCCGCCCAGTGCTCTCGTAG
- a CDS encoding Tox-REase-5 domain-containing protein, with protein MTLDYFQGFLAQAGVPGTALPREGRTLAPQQALELVQHLLSTPVTLGNFGLRRMAAHLLLEVAASGEGVTRDELHARMRRFSRLLVLRPDGYLVRATTGVAVQQAGQVVLAEDGALRAGRFEVGPFYAIEGERLFPVNQQLEVPKGARPTGMYEPDDNPALAVAEGAVLAVVDMVEGLYRLVFYTGETLEGLAQLPGAVRQLYENSPQLWEEFRHKPYAAKVRTISRLSTGIVLTVGTTGAGAAKASSWGGKLGSMSVPLLSLSGDGLLAVRLVAVPVGGAVAVAGNALSATYVLHMANVGAQGGGGGSGWPPSGGPGKWEPANESMSEDSRCYQCQVTGAPPGWVYRVWRNGEKADFDGYSISEGVLQDGKAFSYAKHFDENLEPKEYFRGAKKMLETAKRQIRVADGVPIRWYVAEPEMVGILEKMIENAGLHGIEVVYQRASAGGVP; from the coding sequence ATGACGCTCGACTACTTCCAGGGGTTCCTCGCGCAAGCTGGCGTGCCTGGCACCGCGTTGCCCAGGGAAGGGCGCACACTGGCGCCTCAGCAGGCATTGGAGCTGGTGCAGCACCTGCTCTCCACGCCGGTGACGCTGGGCAACTTCGGGCTGCGCCGCATGGCGGCGCACCTGCTCTTGGAGGTAGCCGCTAGCGGCGAGGGGGTGACGAGGGACGAGCTCCATGCGCGAATGCGGCGCTTCTCGCGGTTGCTGGTGCTTCGTCCGGACGGATACCTGGTGAGGGCCACGACGGGAGTGGCGGTCCAGCAAGCCGGTCAGGTCGTACTCGCCGAGGACGGGGCGTTACGGGCCGGTCGCTTCGAGGTGGGCCCGTTCTACGCCATCGAGGGCGAGCGCCTCTTTCCAGTGAACCAGCAGCTCGAGGTGCCGAAGGGGGCGCGGCCGACGGGCATGTATGAGCCCGACGACAACCCGGCGCTGGCGGTTGCCGAGGGAGCGGTGCTCGCTGTGGTGGACATGGTGGAAGGTCTCTACCGGCTGGTCTTCTATACGGGAGAGACGCTCGAGGGGCTGGCGCAGCTGCCGGGCGCGGTGAGGCAGCTCTACGAGAACTCGCCGCAGTTGTGGGAGGAGTTCCGTCACAAGCCGTATGCGGCGAAGGTGCGGACGATCTCCCGGCTGTCGACGGGAATAGTTCTGACGGTGGGCACCACGGGGGCGGGAGCTGCGAAGGCCTCATCCTGGGGAGGCAAGCTCGGGAGTATGAGCGTGCCACTCTTGTCCCTCTCGGGGGATGGGCTTCTCGCGGTGCGTCTGGTCGCGGTTCCTGTAGGGGGAGCCGTTGCAGTAGCGGGCAACGCGCTGAGTGCCACCTACGTCCTGCACATGGCCAACGTGGGAGCGCAGGGTGGCGGAGGGGGGAGCGGCTGGCCTCCCTCGGGTGGTCCTGGGAAGTGGGAGCCGGCAAACGAGAGCATGTCTGAGGACTCTCGCTGCTATCAATGCCAGGTGACAGGAGCGCCGCCGGGGTGGGTCTACCGCGTGTGGAGGAACGGAGAGAAGGCAGACTTCGACGGCTACAGCATCTCGGAGGGTGTTCTGCAGGACGGCAAAGCGTTCAGCTACGCCAAGCACTTCGACGAGAACCTTGAACCCAAGGAATATTTTCGAGGCGCAAAGAAGATGCTGGAGACAGCGAAGCGCCAGATCCGGGTAGCCGATGGCGTCCCCATTCGGTGGTACGTGGCAGAGCCGGAGATGGTCGGTATTCTTGAGAAGATGATCGAGAATGCGGGCCTTCACGGGATTGAGGTTGTCTACCAGCGGGCTTCAGCGGGAGGAGTGCCATGA
- a CDS encoding type IV pilus twitching motility protein PilT has product MLDKKASDLHMSSQVVPMLRIDGDMVPQDDYRELSHDRLKAMLWSIAPEKNKKQWEETRDTDFAYETDRARFRVNVFEDRKGIGSVMRQIPTKIMTAEDMGLSKHILDLCFLSKGLVLVTGPTGSGKSTTLAAMIDYINRNREDHIITIEDPIEFVHPNKKCLVNQREVHVHTHGFKNALRAALREDPDIVLVGEMRDLETIAIAIETAETGHLVFGTLHTNTAPSTVDRIIDQFPADRQEQIRMMLSESLKGVISQMLVKKIGGGRVPAQEVLLCTSSVANLIREGKTFQIPSIMQTSRGIGMSTLNDSLFDLVKRKLCEPNDAYIKAVAKGEFKQMLERAGYKLDLPTS; this is encoded by the coding sequence ATGCTCGACAAGAAGGCCTCGGACCTTCACATGTCCAGCCAGGTGGTGCCCATGCTGCGCATCGACGGCGACATGGTGCCCCAGGATGACTACCGCGAGCTGTCGCATGACCGGCTCAAGGCCATGCTCTGGAGCATCGCGCCGGAGAAGAACAAGAAGCAGTGGGAGGAGACGCGCGACACGGACTTCGCCTACGAGACCGATCGCGCCCGCTTCCGCGTCAACGTCTTCGAGGATCGCAAGGGCATCGGCTCGGTGATGCGGCAGATCCCCACGAAGATCATGACGGCCGAGGACATGGGTCTGTCCAAGCACATCCTCGATCTGTGCTTCCTGAGCAAGGGCCTGGTGCTCGTCACCGGCCCCACCGGCTCGGGCAAGTCCACCACGCTCGCGGCGATGATCGACTACATCAATCGCAACCGCGAGGATCACATCATCACGATCGAGGACCCGATCGAGTTCGTCCACCCGAACAAGAAATGTCTGGTCAACCAGCGTGAGGTCCACGTCCACACGCACGGCTTCAAGAACGCGCTCCGCGCCGCGCTGCGCGAGGACCCAGACATCGTGCTCGTGGGCGAAATGCGAGACCTGGAGACGATCGCCATCGCCATCGAAACGGCGGAAACGGGCCACCTCGTCTTCGGCACCCTGCACACCAACACGGCGCCCTCGACGGTGGACCGCATCATCGACCAGTTCCCCGCGGACCGTCAGGAGCAGATCCGCATGATGCTCTCCGAGTCCCTCAAGGGCGTCATCTCGCAGATGCTCGTGAAGAAGATTGGTGGAGGCCGCGTGCCCGCGCAGGAGGTGCTCCTGTGCACCAGCTCCGTCGCCAACCTCATCCGCGAGGGCAAGACGTTCCAGATTCCGTCCATCATGCAGACGTCGCGCGGCATCGGCATGTCCACGCTCAACGACTCGCTGTTCGACCTCGTCAAGCGCAAGCTGTGCGAGCCGAACGACGCCTACATCAAGGCCGTGGCCAAGGGCGAGTTCAAGCAGATGCTCGAGCGCGCGGGCTACAAGCTCGATCTGCCCACGAGCTGA
- a CDS encoding siderophore-interacting protein, which translates to MEPTERAGRRGPLPVKLRLLEVRRVTQLSPHMRRITVGGPELEGFQSPGADDHVKLFFAEPGQRMPSMPVLGPQGLTMPEGKPKPASRDYTPRRYDAARGELDIDFVLHDAGPASSWAAQAKPGDFLGVGGPRGTFFVANDFDWYLLAGDASALPAIGRRLEELPAGARALVFIEVADASEEQRFDTKAQASITWLHRNGAEAGTTNLLEKALREVQLPPGDGFTWVAGEANTLKPIREHLTQERGLRKEWTRVTGYWKRGVGDHHDSKG; encoded by the coding sequence ATGGAGCCAACCGAACGCGCCGGCCGGCGAGGACCCCTGCCCGTGAAGCTGCGACTGCTCGAGGTGCGGCGGGTGACGCAGCTCAGCCCGCACATGCGGCGGATCACCGTGGGAGGCCCGGAGCTGGAGGGATTCCAGAGTCCCGGAGCGGATGATCACGTGAAGCTGTTCTTCGCGGAGCCGGGGCAGCGCATGCCGTCCATGCCGGTGCTGGGGCCCCAGGGGCTGACGATGCCGGAGGGCAAGCCCAAGCCCGCCTCGCGCGACTACACGCCCCGCCGGTATGACGCGGCCAGGGGGGAGCTGGACATCGACTTCGTGCTGCATGACGCCGGGCCCGCCTCGTCGTGGGCCGCCCAGGCCAAACCGGGTGACTTCCTCGGCGTGGGAGGCCCGCGCGGCACGTTCTTCGTCGCCAACGACTTCGACTGGTACCTGCTCGCGGGCGACGCGAGCGCCCTGCCCGCCATCGGCCGTCGGCTCGAGGAGCTCCCCGCCGGGGCGCGCGCCCTCGTCTTCATCGAGGTGGCCGACGCCTCCGAGGAGCAGCGCTTCGACACCAAGGCCCAGGCGTCCATCACCTGGCTGCACCGCAATGGGGCCGAGGCCGGGACGACGAACCTCCTGGAGAAGGCGCTGCGCGAGGTGCAACTGCCTCCGGGAGACGGCTTCACCTGGGTGGCGGGCGAGGCCAACACGCTCAAGCCCATCCGCGAGCACCTGACCCAGGAGCGCGGCCTGCGCAAGGAGTGGACCCGGGTGACCGGCTACTGGAAACGTGGAGTAGGCGACCATCACGACTCCAAGGGGTAG
- a CDS encoding head GIN domain-containing protein, with product MSRSLLLPLVLLVSAPVLAQDQAAPPRPGTIEVPDFRGVAVGHGLRAEVKPGAKSVRLEGRAEDLARIKLEVKDGILTTRVDKDSWRSSGIRDVRLYVTNPRLEHVSASGGAHVDAEVTPASELELEASGGGELLVAGVDTKKLEVEASGGAEVTLRGRAAEMKVEGSGGSTIQARKVQVETLVVEASGGTHVEASPTQQLRGELSGGATLKAGAKPARVQLERSGGSEVRYE from the coding sequence ATGTCGCGCTCCCTGCTGCTGCCCCTCGTCCTCCTGGTGTCCGCTCCCGTGCTCGCGCAGGACCAGGCCGCGCCCCCGAGGCCAGGCACGATCGAGGTCCCCGACTTCCGCGGCGTGGCCGTGGGCCATGGCCTGCGCGCCGAGGTGAAGCCGGGCGCGAAATCGGTCCGTCTGGAGGGCCGCGCCGAGGACCTGGCGCGAATCAAGCTCGAGGTGAAGGACGGCATCCTGACGACGCGGGTGGACAAGGACTCGTGGCGCTCCTCGGGAATCCGGGACGTGCGCCTCTACGTCACCAATCCGCGGCTCGAGCACGTGTCGGCCAGCGGCGGCGCCCATGTCGACGCGGAGGTCACCCCCGCCAGCGAGCTGGAGCTGGAGGCCAGCGGCGGCGGTGAGCTGCTCGTCGCCGGGGTGGACACGAAGAAGCTGGAGGTGGAGGCCAGCGGCGGCGCGGAGGTGACCCTCCGGGGCCGCGCGGCGGAGATGAAGGTGGAGGGCAGTGGCGGCTCGACCATCCAGGCGCGCAAGGTCCAGGTGGAGACGCTGGTGGTGGAGGCCAGCGGGGGCACCCACGTCGAGGCTTCTCCCACGCAACAATTGCGTGGCGAGTTGTCCGGAGGCGCCACCCTCAAGGCCGGCGCCAAGCCCGCCAGGGTCCAGTTGGAGCGCTCCGGCGGCTCCGAGGTGCGCTACGAGTAA
- a CDS encoding ATP-grasp domain-containing protein, whose product MSRDPQLAVVYEHPEWFKPLFAVLDRRGVPYVPLRIDQHYFDLNERKPPAPVIFSRLAMSSFLRQGEHAIFYTQSLYSHWEQAGARIINGNPALAVDTSKARQLSLINSLGYATPATRVVHRRADLVRAAEGLRFPIVVKVNIGGSGAGVVRYESAAELAQAVEERSTPDSIDSVLLVQEYVPTKERHIVRAETLNGRFLYAITVTTTGGTFDLCPADACMVGKPQVTLKQTTLDADTIHAVETISRAANMELCGIEFMIDERDGVRRFYDINGLSNFVAKPLEVLGWDPHEQLVDYLEGIVATARRGEAA is encoded by the coding sequence ATGAGTCGCGATCCGCAACTCGCCGTCGTCTACGAGCATCCCGAGTGGTTCAAACCGTTGTTCGCGGTCCTCGATCGGCGGGGCGTGCCCTACGTGCCCCTCCGCATCGATCAGCATTACTTCGACTTGAACGAGCGCAAGCCGCCGGCGCCGGTCATCTTCAGCCGCCTGGCGATGAGCTCCTTCCTGCGCCAGGGCGAGCACGCCATCTTCTATACCCAGTCGCTCTACTCGCACTGGGAGCAGGCCGGCGCGCGGATCATCAACGGCAATCCGGCGCTGGCGGTGGACACGTCCAAGGCGCGCCAGCTCTCGCTGATCAACTCCCTGGGCTACGCGACGCCGGCGACGCGCGTGGTGCATCGCCGGGCGGACCTGGTGCGCGCCGCCGAGGGCCTGCGCTTTCCCATCGTGGTCAAGGTCAACATCGGCGGCTCGGGGGCGGGCGTCGTGCGCTACGAGAGCGCCGCGGAGCTGGCCCAGGCCGTCGAGGAGCGCTCCACGCCCGACAGCATCGACAGCGTGCTGCTCGTGCAGGAGTACGTGCCCACGAAGGAGCGCCACATCGTCCGGGCGGAGACGCTCAACGGCCGCTTCCTCTACGCCATCACCGTGACGACCACCGGCGGCACCTTCGACCTGTGCCCCGCCGATGCGTGCATGGTCGGCAAGCCCCAGGTCACCCTCAAGCAGACGACGCTGGACGCCGACACCATCCACGCGGTGGAGACCATCTCGCGCGCGGCGAACATGGAGCTGTGCGGCATCGAGTTCATGATCGACGAGCGTGACGGGGTGCGCCGCTTCTACGACATCAACGGCCTGTCCAACTTCGTGGCCAAACCACTCGAGGTGCTGGGGTGGGATCCGCACGAGCAGTTGGTGGACTACCTCGAGGGCATTGTCGCCACGGCGCGGCGCGGGGAGGCGGCATGA
- a CDS encoding LLM class flavin-dependent oxidoreductase encodes MRYGFWAPVFGGWLRNVRDEGMEASWEYMSRLCRRAEEIGYDLTLIAELNLNDIKGVTEPALDAWSTAAALAAVTRRLELMVAVRPNFHHPALFAKQAANIDRISGGRLALNVVSSWWADEARQYGLQFDQHDDRYARTTEWLQVVDGLWSRTPFSFEGQRYQLKEAICEPKPLSSPRPLLYAGGESEAAKQMIARQCDAYVMHGDEPEVIAGKIQDMRARREREGLPPMRFGMAAYAIVRDSQEEAQAEVERITTLDPQAAGFANFEQWLSGTQLERELKIKEYSVSNRGLRPGLVGTPQRVRARIAEFEAAGVDLLLLQMSPQLEEMERFSSAIIAPERKAA; translated from the coding sequence ATGAGGTACGGATTCTGGGCTCCCGTCTTCGGCGGCTGGCTGCGCAACGTGCGGGACGAGGGGATGGAAGCGAGCTGGGAGTACATGAGCCGGCTGTGCAGGCGCGCCGAGGAGATCGGCTATGACCTGACGCTCATCGCCGAGCTCAACCTCAACGACATCAAGGGCGTGACCGAGCCGGCCCTGGATGCCTGGTCCACCGCGGCGGCGCTCGCGGCGGTCACCCGCCGGCTGGAACTGATGGTGGCGGTGCGGCCCAACTTCCACCACCCGGCGTTGTTCGCCAAGCAGGCGGCCAACATCGATCGCATCTCCGGGGGCCGGCTGGCGCTCAACGTGGTGTCGTCGTGGTGGGCGGACGAGGCGCGGCAGTACGGCCTCCAGTTCGATCAGCATGACGACCGGTACGCCCGCACCACCGAGTGGTTGCAGGTGGTGGACGGGCTGTGGTCGCGCACGCCCTTCAGCTTCGAGGGCCAGCGCTACCAGCTCAAGGAGGCCATCTGCGAGCCCAAGCCGCTGTCCTCGCCGCGTCCGCTCCTCTACGCGGGAGGCGAATCCGAAGCGGCCAAGCAGATGATCGCGCGGCAGTGCGACGCCTACGTCATGCACGGGGACGAGCCGGAGGTGATCGCCGGGAAGATCCAGGACATGCGGGCGCGGCGCGAGCGCGAGGGCCTGCCGCCGATGCGCTTCGGCATGGCCGCCTACGCCATCGTGCGCGACAGCCAGGAGGAGGCCCAGGCCGAGGTCGAGCGCATCACCACGTTGGATCCCCAGGCCGCGGGCTTCGCGAACTTCGAGCAGTGGCTGTCCGGCACGCAGCTCGAGCGGGAGCTGAAGATCAAGGAGTACTCGGTCTCCAACCGCGGGCTGCGGCCGGGCCTGGTGGGCACGCCCCAGCGCGTGCGCGCGCGGATCGCCGAGTTCGAGGCGGCCGGCGTGGATCTGCTCCTGCTGCAGATGAGCCCGCAGCTCGAGGAGATGGAGCGCTTCTCCTCGGCGATCATCGCACCGGAGCGCAAGGCGGCCTGA
- a CDS encoding ABC transporter permease, translating into MNGSFARQVVPPLVALGVLLALWEGVTRVFGIAPWLLPPPSAIALAGAHEAPALWNAMFTTGRAALIGFGLSAGVGVLIAILLASSRLLERALYPYTLFLQTVPIVAIAPLLVLWFGPGTRAVAISSFIVSLFPVITNTLTGLRSVEPALRDLFRLYGAKRLATLWKLELPAALPQIFTGLRVASGLAVIGAIVGEFVAGFSEEGAGLGILVLTAYRQLRTDLLFASVLAAAVLGLALFGAVNLTGFRLLKRWHPSASSEP; encoded by the coding sequence ATGAACGGCTCCTTCGCGCGGCAGGTGGTGCCGCCCCTGGTCGCGCTCGGGGTGCTGCTGGCGCTGTGGGAGGGGGTGACGCGGGTGTTCGGCATCGCCCCCTGGCTGCTGCCGCCCCCGTCCGCCATCGCGCTCGCGGGGGCGCACGAGGCGCCCGCCCTGTGGAACGCGATGTTCACCACCGGCCGCGCCGCGCTGATCGGCTTCGGCTTGAGCGCCGGGGTGGGCGTGCTCATCGCCATCCTCCTGGCCTCCTCGCGGCTGTTGGAGCGGGCGCTCTACCCCTACACGCTCTTCCTCCAGACGGTGCCCATCGTGGCCATCGCCCCGCTGCTGGTGCTGTGGTTCGGCCCGGGCACGCGCGCCGTGGCCATCTCCTCCTTCATCGTCTCGCTCTTTCCCGTCATCACCAACACGCTCACCGGGCTGCGCTCGGTGGAGCCGGCGCTGCGCGACCTGTTCCGCCTGTACGGGGCGAAGCGGCTCGCCACGCTGTGGAAGCTGGAGCTGCCGGCGGCGCTGCCGCAGATCTTCACCGGGCTGCGCGTCGCCTCGGGGCTGGCCGTCATCGGCGCCATCGTGGGCGAGTTCGTCGCGGGCTTCTCCGAGGAAGGCGCGGGCCTGGGCATCCTGGTGCTGACGGCCTACCGGCAGTTGCGCACGGATCTGCTCTTCGCCTCCGTGCTGGCGGCGGCGGTGTTGGGACTGGCGCTGTTCGGCGCGGTGAACCTGACGGGCTTCCGGCTGCTCAAACGCTGGCATCCCTCGGCCTCGTCGGAGCCGTGA